Below is a window of Lacrimispora xylanolytica DNA.
TAAATACGCACAAAATAAATCAGTGTTACCTTCGACTGGTTGTAGAAAATTGTGCAAAGCGCCGAAAAGATTCAAGAAATATTATTTCTCATGGAATTATATTGACGAAACAAAACAATCGTATTATATTATTAGTGAGGGATGAAATAAAATTTTACGCATAAAAGGAGAGGTGAAATATGATTTACACAGTTACGTTTAATCCTGCTTTGGATTATGTGGTAAAAGCTGATCACTTCACCCTGGGAACTGTTAACAGAGCTGATTGGGAAGGCATCTATTGCGGGGGAAAAGGACTGAATGTATCTACAGTTCTGGCAGCATTAGGTTTTGGAAGTACTGCCCTTGGCTTTGTTGCAGGATTTACCGGCCATGAGATTTTAAAAAGAGTCATGAATATGGGATTTCGGTCGGATTTTATCCAGGTGGAAAAAGGCATGTCAAGAATCAATGTTAAGATAAAATCAAGTGAAGAGACTGAGTTAAATGGAATGGGCCCTGAAATAACGGGTGAGGATATAAAACTTCTGTTTGATAAGCTGGACTGCCTGACAGAGGGAGATGTCCTGGTATTATCCGGAAGCATTCCAAAGACCATTGATGATGATATTTATGAGCGGATTATGGCCCGGTTAAAAGACAGGGGTATCCGCATTGCAGTAGATGCAACAAAGGATCTGCTGATTAACGTTCTTCCTTACCAGCCATTTTTAATTAAGCCCAATAACCATGAATTGGGTGAGATGTTCCATGTGACTCTAAGTAGTAAAGAGGAGATCATCGAATACGGAAAAAGGCTTCAGGAAATGGGAGCACAGAATGTTCTCATATCCATGGCTGGTGATGGTGCAATTTTAATCACAGCAGATCATGAAGTTTACCAGATGGGCGTTCCA
It encodes the following:
- the pfkB gene encoding 1-phosphofructokinase, with amino-acid sequence MIYTVTFNPALDYVVKADHFTLGTVNRADWEGIYCGGKGLNVSTVLAALGFGSTALGFVAGFTGHEILKRVMNMGFRSDFIQVEKGMSRINVKIKSSEETELNGMGPEITGEDIKLLFDKLDCLTEGDVLVLSGSIPKTIDDDIYERIMARLKDRGIRIAVDATKDLLINVLPYQPFLIKPNNHELGEMFHVTLSSKEEIIEYGKRLQEMGAQNVLISMAGDGAILITADHEVYQMGVPKGIVKNSVGAGDSMVAGFLAGYLENGSYEHALRLGSAAGSATAFSEGLATRDEIMILYDELSKEGF